The Candidatus Eisenbacteria bacterium DNA window CGTGACGACGGCCTGGCCGGGGTCGGGGCCCACCTCGTGGTCGCGACCGGGATCGAGCATCTCGACCTGTCGGCGCCCGAGACCCGGGAGGCCGCGGGCTATGTCGCGACCGGCACGGACGAAACGAGCCGGGTGCGCACCGCGATCGTCGCGCGCAGCGACATCGTCTTCGGCATGTCCCGCATGTTCGGCATGCGCGTGGACGTGCTGCGGGACGGCGGGCAGGTCCGCGTCTTTCGCACCTGGGAGGAGGCCGCCGGCTGGCTGCGCCTCGACCTTCGGCGCGCCCGGACGCTCGCCGACGAGATGCACGCCGGCCCCGGCCTGCCGGTCGGCGAGTCCGACGGGGCCGCCGGCTGAGCCGGCCCGCGCGGGTGTCGCGCGGGCCGCGGGTCGCTCACAGCAGCGTGCCGCGCAGGACGATGCTCGCGATCGTGAAGTAGATGACGATGCCGGTCACGTCCACGAGCGTCGCGACGAACGGCGCCGAGGCGCTCGCGGGATCCAGCCCGACCCGGCGGAGCAGGAACGGCAGCATGGACCCCGAGAGCGTGCCCCAGGTCACCACCCCGATCACGCTCAGTCCGATGGTGAAACCGATCACCAGGTAGTGCGGGCCGTAGCTGTGGAACAGGTGCTCCCACGTGAAGACGCGGGTGAAGCCGATGGCGCCGAGAATGGCGCCCATCAGCAGGCCGGTCATGAGTTCGCGGCGGATGACCCGCCACCAGTCGGCGAGCCGGACCTCGCCCAGCGCCATGGCGCGAATGACCAGCGTCGAGGCCTGCGAGCC harbors:
- a CDS encoding magnesium transporter yields the protein GSQASTLVIRAMALGEVRLADWWRVIRRELMTGLLMGAILGAIGFTRVFTWEHLFHSYGPHYLVIGFTIGLSVIGVVTWGTLSGSMLPFLLRRVGLDPASASAPFVATLVDVTGIVIYFTIASIVLRGTLL